One Cryptomeria japonica chromosome 9, Sugi_1.0, whole genome shotgun sequence genomic window carries:
- the LOC131039471 gene encoding uncharacterized protein LOC131039471: protein MEKLHGRKKSASHGFSKGWKNNRVTLSGQTWRVDEDLVAEVIDLQKDDIKFYRDYKFSGKVKANKDDPFLENAHISKDYDGFDSDEDSSNLPPKKKLRVSENDKEDTEEKVVEEEVENEQEQEKEVEEEAENEKEKEAEGEDGDKDNEQREEEVEESEVKENPYDSDNRDDV from the exons atggagaaattgcatgggagaAAGAAGTCTGCATCCCATGGTTTTTCCAAGGGCTGGAAAAATAACAGAGTTACTCTGTCTGGTCAGACCtggagagtggatgaagatttggtcgCTGAAGTGATCGATTTGCAGAAGGACGACATCAAGTTTTATAGAGACTACAAGTTCTCG GGTAAAGTTAAGGCTAATAAGGATGATCCCTTTCTAGAGAATGCCCATATTTCTAAAGATTATGACGGTTTTGACTCTGATGaggattcttctaatcttcctcctaaaaagaaatTGAGGGTTAGTGAAAATGATAAAGAAGACACTGAAGAGAAGGTTGTGGAAGAAGAGGTAGAGAATGAGCAAGAGCAagagaaggaggtggaagaagaggcaGAGAATGAGAAAGAGAAGGAGGCTGAGGGTGAGGATggagacaaggataatgagcaGAGAGAAGAGGAAGTTGAAGAGTCGGAGGTGAAGGAGAATCCCTATGATTCAGACAACAGGGATGATGTTTAG